TgtccaataaattttaatcctTGTTTTCCGtggtaattattatatattaattttctaatttcagTTACTCAATCGTGTTCGTTCCTTTCTTGTTTGTTATtacttgattttttatttattaaataataaaaattcatataagtCCAACTtgttcattaattaatttataaaaaagataattaatgacaaaaattgttgaatttATGTCTCAAATTTTGGCGCCTTGTATATTCTGCTACCTTGGGAGAAATGTAAGATCAAAGTCAGGTTTTGAATTAACAATACTTGATGATAACTTTTAATCTTAGAATGACTTCCTTCTGAGGACTTGCAATTGTAGTAAAGCATAATAATAAGTACTAATTGTTGTATTGATAATTGGAAAATAGGGTGGGACCTAATAGTTTTAGTATTGAATTTCCATTCATTTCCAGCAACACATTAATCACATGTAATTTAACTAAGAGaaactaaacatatagaaaaaGAGATGGCAAAATGGTCATGTTCATTGTCTATAAATTACAAGCCACATTTACAATTCACTTCAGCATATCTATAGCTAATTGAAAATCGACCAGCCATGGCCTCTCACTGTTGCACGATTTTTGCTTTAATCATTGCTATTTCCTTTTCAATCATGGACACCATATTATCTCAATTTCCAAGACCGTCTGGTGAACTGATTCCAGTTGAATCTCATGTCCCATGTCAACCTCAACTCCTAAGTAGTGCGCCTTGTAAGTTCAGTCAACTTCCCGCTCAATCTGCTAATTTGGGTCAGCAAGGAAATCCTTATCAGCCAGGTAATCTCGGTCAGCTTGAAAATCTCGGTCAACCAGGTTATCCAGGTCAGCCAGAAAATCCCAATCAACCAAGTTATCCCGATCATCCAGGTTATCCCGATCAACAAGGAAATCCTGATCAGCCAAGTTATCCTAGCCAGTCAGGTAATCTCGATCAGCCAGGTAATCCCGGTAATCCCGGTCAACCTAGTAATCCCAGTCAGCTTGGTAATCCCGGTCAACCAATTTATCCCGATCAGCCAGGAAATCCCGGTCAGCCAAGATATCCTGGTCAACCAGGTTATCCCGGTCAGCCAGGGTATCCCGATCAACCCGGTAATCCCGCTCAGCCAGGTAATCCCATTCAGCCCGGTCAGCCCGGCAATCCCGGTCAGCCCGGTAATCGTGGTCAGCCAAGTAATCCCATTCAGCCTGGTCAGCCTGACAATCCCAGTCAGCTCGGTCAGCCTGACAATCCCAGTCAGCTCGGTCAGCCTGACAATCCCAGTCAGCCCGGTAATCTGGGTCAGTCAGGTTATCCCGATCAGCCAGGTTATCCCGATCAGCCAGGTAATCCCGGTCAGCCAGGTAATTCCGGTCAGCCTGGTTATCCCACTCAGCCGGGAAATCCCGATCAGTCAGGAAATCTCGGTCAGCTAGGAAATCCCGGTCAGTCAGGAAATCTCGATCAGATAGGAAATCCCGGTCAATCAAGAAATCTCGATCAGCCAGGTAATCCTCGTCAGTCCAGTAGCCCTGATCAGCCCAAAAATCTTGATCAGCCCGAAAATCCTGATCAGCGCGATAATTCCAACAATCCTGGTCAACTTGATCAATCTGGTAAGCTTGGGAATCCCGATCAACCTTAAGTTGCAAATTATGCTCAACTCCTAATGCCATAGCCATATTTACGCATTTTTCCATTTATCTAAGTCCCACCACTTTATATCTAATTCCTTCTCCACCTACTTCAACCAACATCCTATATTGGATTTGGATATATGCTCTCTCTAAAGTTAAATAAGTGATTTAAATAATCATCACATAAATTATGTAACTTATGTCTTGTTTGTTTTCGGTTGGTTTTAGTGTTCCATTTCCTCCATTTTCACCTTTGAATATGTGTATTTTTGTTACACTTATACATAACTTCTTGTATTATGTGTGCCTAGAGTCAATAAACTCATTACTATGAAAggaatatattttatcataagcTAGTGGTTAATACCCTAACTTCGTATAAAACAACAACTACTGTTATTGTGgacacataattaaattttaattttttttacagaatTTGTTAACAATAATGTCTAAAGAAATAACGTCTATTAAAAGGAACCGTCTAGGATAATACACTAAATGGTATACATGTGTAAACAAATCTTCGCAAAAACACTATATAGTACATGTATCAAGTTAAACGAAAATGAACGTCTTACGTTTAAATGCATGTACAGATAGTTTTTCTGttgtgttgttttctattttactgTGTAGATCTGCAAAGGACAaaactttattcaaaagttCTGCATTGGTTGATAAGAGCGTTAAGAAATAAGAAGACATTTTAAGAATCGTACAGAAACTTTAAATGCCTTTTTATTTGCTTAATTTGTACAACCAACAcaatttccttttcaaaaaCAACATAACATCTAACCTCGTACAGAAATGCTACACACCTACGTGAAAGTCAATGCTCCAAGTAATAAATCGTTTTCGAAGAAGCCTATAATAGTTTCAGGGTCATACCTGATAACTTTACCTCGTACATAGCTTATATACTCCATGAAGTGAGAATCCTCCAATGGTCTAGCATTTGTGTAAAATTCCTTTACCACTGCTATATTGGCAGGAGCAGGGTAAGTAGCTAACTTCTCCTAGTTCATTCTCTCAAGCTCCTGTCCAAACTGAGGAGCAAAGTCTGGGATCCAACTTGCATTCCTCTCCATCAAAAACCGCCTCTCCTGGACAAGTCTATAATGTTGTTCATGCCTCCTATGAAGGAACCTGTTGGAGTATAACCTATATGGTTCTTTCCTCTTGTTTCCTAAGGTCTTAACCCCCTTTCCTGATGAGGAAGTCATTCTTGCATCAAACATAATTCACAAGACCAAAGCAAAACACATTAAGCGTTAGCAAACATCAAATCATGTCCCAACACATCACTGATCAACGTTAAGGGCTAAACAGGACCCCTCAACGCCACCTACATCTCAAACAACAAGCAATGACAATCTGTCAGGCCACCGCCCAACGGCGGCTCACCGCCCGGCAGTGGCGGCGTCAGTTTCACCAAATCCTCCCTACATGCTTCTATTCTCCACCCAAATGCAAATTACATGGTTCCAATCCTCAATcatacattttaatcggttcaaacaggttcaatttcaacaaatcatgcataaaaatgaaaaaccctaaaatttcatgcttttacacacattttcatcaaattcatGCTTTTGAAACCCTAGAAGCAAAATgtatgacttacttgggtggagagaCCTTGAATATGTGCAAAGTGCTTGTAAGTTGATGATGAATGAAGACCAAATGTAATGCTCTCTAGAAAACCCTAAACTTTGATGGTGGAATGAGTTCAAAAGTGATGAAGAATGGGTTTTCAAGAGGTGGGATGATAGGAGAAGTGATGGGAGAGcttagaaaagtgtttgaaagtgaaagggaGGTTGGGGATCTAAGGGGTATAAAAATCGTGCAATGGGCCAAGAAAGCTAAGCCCAACTTTAAAACTACTTGAGCCTTCAGCGaagccaccgctcaacggtgagTTCACCGCCCGACGATGGGCACGAGTTggctttttccccttttttgcTTTGTGATAAGCTGttgttgaagctatcaaattaatactacttttcaaggcaacttcagtattgcctagtagtattcaagaaagtagatagggctaaagtaaccctaagtcgtctcccaacgaacacgaaattgctttcgaatatctgaaacttatgtatgctatgcaatgcttaagaacaaaaatgaggatgtttaaaggttgttgtaaaacaaatagaaaacctaaaaacaattatgaagaaacaggctaattccactgcttttccaaaatagattcatcatcggttattcacaNNNNNNNNNNNNNNNNNNNNNNNNNNNNNNNNNNNNNNNNNNNNNNNNNNNNNNNNNNNNNNNNNNNNNNNNNNNNNNNNNNNNNNNNNNNNNNNNNNNNNNNNNNNNNNNNNNNNNNNNNNNNNNNNNNNNNNNNNNNNNNNNNNNNNNNNNNNNNNNNNNNNNNNNNNNNNNNNNNNNNNNNNNNNNNNNNNNNNNNNNNNNNNNNNNNNNNNNNNNNNNNNNNNNNNNNNNNNNNNNNNNNNNNNNNNNNNNNNNNNNNNNNNNNNNNNNNNNNNNNNNNNNNNNNNNNNNNNNNNNNNNNNNNNNNNNNNNNNNNNNNNNNNNNNNNNNNNNNNNNNNNNNNNNNNNNNNNNNNNNNNNNNNNNNNNNNNNNNNNNNNNNNNNNNNNNNNNNNNNNNNNNNNNNNNNNNNNNNNNNNNNNNNNNNNNNNNNNNNNNNNNNNNNNNNNNNNNNNNNNNNNNNNNNNNNNNNNNNNNNNNNNNNNNNNNNNNNNNNNNNNNNNNNNNNNNNNNNNNNNNNNNNNNNNNNNNNNNNNNNNNNNNNNNNNNNNNNNNNNNNNNNNNNNNNNNNNNNNNNNNNNNNNNNNNNNNNNNNNNNNNNNNNNNNNNNNNNNNNNNNNNNNNNNNNNNNNNNNNNNNNNNNNNNNNNNNNNNNNNNNNNNNNNNNNNNNNNNNNNNNNNNNNNNNNNNNNNNNNNNNNNNNNNNNNNNNNNNNNNNNNNNNNNNNNNNNNNNNNNNNNNNNNNNNNNNNNNNNNNNNNNNNNNNNNNNNNNNNNNNNNNNNNNNNNNNNNNNNNNNNNNNNNNNNNNNNNNNNNNNNNNNNNNNNNNNNNNNNNNNNNNNNNNNNNNNNNNNNNNNNNNNNNNNNNNNNNNNNNNNNNNNNNNNNNNNNNNNNNNNNNNNNNNNNNNNNNNNNNNNNNNNNNNNNNNNNNNNNNNNNNNNNNNNNNNNNNNNNNNNNNNNNNNNNNNNNNNNNNNNNNNNNNNNNNNNNNNNNNNNNNNNNNNNNNNNNNNNNNNNNNNNNNNNNNNNNNNNNNNNNNNNNNNNNNNNNNNNNNNNNNNNNNNNNNNNNNNNNNNNNNNNNNNNNNNNNNNNNNNNNNNNNNNNNNNNNNNNNNNNNNNNNNNNNNNNNNNNNNNNNNNNNNNNNNNNNNNNNNNNNNNNNNNNNNNNNNNNNNNNNNNNNNNNNNNNNNNNNNNNNNNNNNNNNNNNNNNNNNNNNNNNNNNNNNNNNNNNNNNNNNNNNNNNNNNNNNNNNNNNNNNNNNNNNNNNNNNNNNNNNNNNNNNNNNNNNNNNNNNNNNNNNNNNNNNNNNNNNNNNNNNNNNNNNNNNNNNNNNNNNNNNNNNNNNNNNNNNNNNNNNNNNNNNNNNNNNNNNNNNNNNNNNNNNNNNNNNNNNNNNNNNNNNNNNNNNNNNNNNNNNNNNNNNNNNNNNNNNNNNNNNNNNNNNNNNNNNNNNNNNNNNNNNNNNNNNNNNNNNNNNNNNNNNNNNNNNNNNNNNNNNNNNNNNNNNNNNNNNNNNNNNNNNNNNNNNNNNNNNNNNNNNNNNNNNNNNNNNNNNNNNNNNNNNNNNNNNNNNNNNNNNNNNNNNNNNNNNNNNNNNNNNNNNNNNNNNNNNNNNNNNNNNNNNNNNNNNNNNNNNNNNNNNNNNNNNNNNNNNNNNNNNNNNNNNNNNNNNNNNNNNNNNNNNNNNNNNNNNNNNNNNNNNNNNNNNNNNNNNNNNNNNNNNNNNNNNNNNNNNNNNNNNNNNNNNNNNNNNNNNNNNNNNNNNNNNNNNNNNNNNNNNNNNNNNNNNNNNNNNNNNNNNNNNNNNNNNNNNNNNNNNNNNNNNNNNNNNNNNNNNNNNNNNNNNNNNNNNNNNNNNNNNNNNNNNNNNNNNNNNNNNNNNNNNNNNNNNNNNNNNNNNNNNNNNNNNNNNNNNNNNNNNNNNNNNNNNNNNNNNNNNNNNNNNNNNNNNNNNNNNNNNNNNNNNNNNNNNNNNNNNNNNNNNNNNNNNNNNNNNNNNNNNNNNNNNNNNNNNNNNNNNNNNNNNNNNNNNNNNNNNNNNNNNNNNNNNNNNNNNNNNNNNNNNNNNNNNNNNNNNNNNNNNNNNNNNNNNNNNNNNNNNNNNNNNNNNNNNNNNNNNNNNNNNNNNNNNNNNNNNNNNNNNNNNNNNNNNNNNNNNNNNNNNNNNNNNNNNNNNNNNNNNNNNNNNNNNNNNNNNNNNNNNNNNNNNNNNNNNNNNNNNNNNNNNNNNNNNNNNNNNNNNNNNNNNNNNNNNNNNNNNNNNNNNNNNNNNNNNNNNNNNNNNNNNNNNNNNNNNNNNNNNNNNNNNNNNNNNNNNNNNNNNNNNNNNNNNNNNNNNNNNNNNNNNNNNNNNNNNNNNNNNNNNNNNNNNNNNNNNNNNNNNNNNNNNNNNNNNNNNNNNNNNNNNNNNNNNNNNNNNNNNNNNNNNNNNNNNNNNNNNNNNNNNNNNNNNNNNNNNNNNNNNNNNNNNNNNNNNNNNNNNNNNNNNNNNNNNNNNNNNNNNNNNNNNNNNNNNNNNNNNNNNNNNNNNNNNNNNNNNNNNNNNNNNNNNNNNNNNNNNNNNNNNNNNNNNNNNNNNNNNNNNNNNNNNNNNNNNNNNNNNNNNNNNNNNNNNNNNNNNNNNNNNNNNNNNNNNNNNNNNNNNNNNNNNNNNNNNNNNNNNNNNNNNNNNNNNNNNNNNNNNNNNNNNNNNNNNNNNNNNNNNNNNNNNNNNNNNNNNNNNNNNNNNNNNNNNNNNNNNNNNNNNNNNNNNNNNNNNNNNNNNNNNNNNNNNNNNNNNNNNNNNNNNNNNNNNNNNNNNNNNNNNNNNNNNNNNNNNNNNNNNNNNNNNNNNNNNNNNNNNNNNNNNNNNNNNNNNNNNNNNNNNNNNNNNNNNNNNNNNNNNNNNNNNNNNNNNNNNNNNNNNNNNNNNNNNNNNNNNNNNNNNNNNNNNNNNNNNNNNNNNNNNNNNNNNNNNNNNNNNNNNNNNNNNNNNNNNNNNNNNNNNNNNNNNNNNNNNNNNNNNNNNNNNNNNNNNNNNNNNNNNNNNNNNNNNNNNNNNNNNNNNNNNNNNNNNNNNNNNNNNNNNNNNNNNNNNNNNNNNNNNNNNNNNNNNNNNNNNNNNNNNNNNNNNNNNNNNNNNNNNNNNNNNNNNNNNNNNNNNNNNNNNNNNNNNNNNNNNNNNNNNNNNNNNNNNNNNNNNNNNNNNNNNNNNNNNNNNNNNNNNNNNNNNNNNNNNNNNNNNNNNNNNNNNNNNNNNNNNNNNNNNNNNNNNNNNNNNNNNNNNNNNNNNNNNNNNNNNNNNNNNNNNNNNNNNNNNNNNNNNNNNNNNNNNNNNNNNNNNNNNNNNNNNNNNNNNNNNNNNNNNNNNNNNNNNNNNNNNNNNNNNNNNNNNNNNNNNNNNNNNNNNNNNNNNNNNNNNNNNNNNNNNNNNNNNNNNNNNNNNNNNNNNNNNNNNNNNNNNNNNNNNNNNNNNNNNNNNNNNNNNNNNNNNNNNNNNNNNNNNNNNNNNNNNNNNNNNNNNNNNNNNNNNNNNNNNNNNNNNNNNNNNNNNNNNNNNNNNNNNNNNNNNNNNNNNNNNNNNNNNNNNNNNNNNNNNNNNNNNNNNNNNNNNNNNNNNNNNNNNNNNNNNNNNNNNNNNNNNNNNNNNNNNNNNNNNNNNNNNNNNNNNNNNNNNNNNNNNNNNNNNNNNNNNNNNNNNNNNNNNNNNNNNNNNNNNNNNNNNNNNNNNNNNNNNNNNNNNNNNNNNNNNNNNNNNNNNNNNNNNNNNNNNNNNNNNNNNNNNNNNNNNNNNNNNNNNNNNNNNNNNNNNNNNNNNNNNNNNNNNNNNNNNNNNNNNNNNNNNNNNNNNNNNNNNNNNNNNNNNNNNNNNNNNNNNNNNNNNNNNNNNNNNNNNNNNNNNNNNNNNNNNNNNNNNNNNNNNNNNNNNNNNNNNNNNNNNNNNNNNNNNNNNNNNNNNNNNNNNNNNNNNNNNNNNNNNNNNNNNNNNNNNNNNNNNNNNNNNNNNNNNNNNNNNNNNNNNNNNNNNNNNNNNNNNNNNNNNNNNNNNNNNNNNNNNNNNNNNNNNNNNNNNNNNNNNNNNNNNNNNNNNNNNNNNNNNNNNNNNNNNNNNNNNNNNNNNNNNNNNNNNNNNNNNNNtcttcttctttcttcttatcttcATCCTCTTGGACTCCTTCAGGGCCTTGTACTTGCTTACCCGTTCTTAAAGTAATAGCACTTACATTTTGCGGGTTGATCACTGTTTGTGCAGGCATCTTATTTGACTCCTTAGCCTCTAACTTTTCCACTCTTTGAGTCAAATCTANAATTGATTTCTTGATCTCTGAAGTTTGCTCAAGCATTGTTTTCATGAAATCTTGCAGTGACATTTCAGGCTGAGGTTGATGCCTTTGTTgaggtggaacataaggttgcCTTTGTTGAAGTGGAACATAAGGTTGCATGTTCTGTTGATACCTATTGGAGGATGAATCATGATAATTCTGGTATGGTCTATTTCCTCCAAACGTGTTCGCAACAAAAGCTTGGGATGAGTTTTCCACAGTAGTTTCCATCAAGCTAGGACATTCATCATTGTAGTGATCAAttgaaatgcaaattccacacttcttagcaatttgtggagtggaggttttaaacaaacttgcaatcttgtcgagtttgctttctaagttattcaatctttcatctatcctccttccatcaactacaccatttttaatttcatgcactcctttcaacaaagtcactgaattttctcttgttccataTTGCTGATTATCTACTGCCTTCCGTTCAATTAGATCTATCCCATCTTCTGGCGACCTGTCTAAGAAAGATCCTCCGCTTGCAGCATCTGTCCATGACCTATCAGTTGGACTTAAGCCTTCATAAAAGCTTAGAATGAAGTCTGTCATTTGGAGCTGAGGGCATGAAGCACATAgcttcttgaatctttcccaatattcactgagattctctctgtctctctgtcTTATATCTTGAATTTCCCTACGGATGGNANATAGTCTGGATGcaggaaaatacttttcaagaaataGTCTTTCAATCGTTTCCCAATTTGTAATCCGTGCAGAGAGATAATACCACCAATCTTGAGCTGCTCCTTGAAGAGTAAAACGAAAAGCTCTCATCTTTAGGCTTTCTATTGTGATCCTGGGAGATCTGAAATTTTCGCACAACATGTGGAATTGTCTCAAGTGTTTGTGTGGattctcccttgataacccattgAACTTTGGTAAGGCATTTAGTAGGTCAGGTCTCAACTCCCACTCAGCATCAGGGTATTCAATGTTACTTTGGGTAACTATATTATGGGAGGTGGCTAGCTGTCTAATGGTTCTCTGTGCCATTCGGTTTGGATTAGGATCAGGTAAGGGAATGAATGGTATGTTTATGACTGGAGATGATAAAAGTGGTGTGGCTTCAGATGTAGGAAGTGTTCCTTCAGTAGAACACACAAATTTCAAACTTCTCCGCACCTTACGCAAATTTCTTTCAACTTCCGGGTTGATTTTATAGAATTCTCCCGGGTTAGCTCTGGTCATGCACTAAGAATCTACTTGAAattgtttctctgtttttgacttctttttgttctttcgtTCTTGCTTAAAATAGATTTCAAATGAGATATGAGAAATACTTTGTTTGGGTCCActcccaggaaagagaggtgcgtcacaatggacaacttaagtaccaagtctttcctagccagagtATATTTAAACTAGCTTTAAGTTTTTCTCaagagaaatttttaattaaagcaTGAACAAAGAGTTTTTCTGAAGAATAACTAAATGctacaaaataactcaaactaaattaaatgtatatgcgttagaaaaaaaaaaaaaaataaaaacaaatgaaaaattaaatataaaaatgagaatcaaaatattcaaaatacttaCCGTAgttccccggcaacggcgccaaatttgataagctgtcgttgaagctatgaaattaatactacttttcaaggcaacttcagtattgcctagtagtattcaagaaagtagataaggctaaagtaaccctaagtcgtctcccaacgaacattgaattgctttcgaatatctgaaacttatgtaTGCTATGCAATACTTAAGAACAAAAAtgaggatgtttaaaggttattgtaaaacaaatagaaaacctaaaaacaattttgaagaaacaggctaattccactgcttttccaaaatagattcatcatccgttattcacagatcattgttcaattgattattgtttaagtttcaaattaattaaagtacattcttaattaatttgaNNNNNNNNNNNNNNNNNNNNNNNNNNNNNNNNNNNNNNNNNNNNNNNNNNNNNNNNNNNNNNNNNNNNNNNNNNNNNNNNNNNNNNNNNNNNNNNNNNNNNNNNNNNNNNNNNNNNNNNNNNNNNNNNNNNNNNNNNNNNNNNNNNNNNNNNNNNNNNNNNNNNNNNNNNNNNNNNNNNNNNNNNNNNNNNNNNNNNNNNNNNNNNNNNNNNNNNNNNNNNNNNNNNNNNNNNNNNNNNNNNNNNNNNNNNNNNNNNNNNNNNNNNNNNNNNNNNNNNNNNNNNNNNNNNNNNNNNNNNNNNNNNNNNNNNNNNNNNNNNNNNNNNNNNNNNNNNNCTAGGAGcttagaaacacataatgaaagaaaactgaaagcagtggtggatggatggatgaatgaagctcccctgggtctctttatataggacTTGATTGAgcttggactctgaatattcagttgacaaaatcttttatcttatatgttccaaataactaaaagatttagataattataacattatttggaagatattttctgttgatattcccaaattaattcaacaactgatcTTTTAGCTTTTCTGTCTTTCCAAAATTGCCCAAATGCCCTAAACTTTCTTTATTCTGCGTTTTAGCCCCTTCCTTTCTTTTAGAATTTGCAGAAAAGGTCCCTGTTTGACCAGCTTTGACCAGGGAGTCTTATTGACCTGCTTTGACGAAAGGAATACGCATCCAATAATGTGCTGACACGTAGCGGCACCCttccacccaaaattagggtttgcaATTGGCAGATTGAGGGTgaccttttgttgtgtttgCGCTGCTTTTGAGAGACGAAGAAAATACGACCTGCTATCAAGAGCGCGTCTTCTCTGCAATGCAATTCTACAGATTTGGGAAAAACTTCGTGACGTTGTACTTGCTCGAAACATGGAGACGCGATTTGGACTTTTCTGATTCCTTGTTGTTTCTTTGATTCGCAGGTTGTTCGAAGGAAAAATAAATGGGTTGGAATGGAGGTTGGTTGGCTACGGTGGCTGTGGGTTTGCTCGTGGTGGCTGGTTGATGGTGGCGAAGCTGGGTTTCGCGGCGTCTCTGTTGAAgagggtgatgaaggttgaTGGTGGTGGCTTCAAGGTGGCTGACGGCGAGGACGCTCGAGGTTGACGGCGGCGGCTGCGGAAGTTGACGGCTAGGGTTTCACTACAaagggaaattagggtttcagtgtggaagatgatgacatggcaAGAAGATGAGGTGGCATGTTCTGATTGGATCTGGTTTCTTTAGTGGTAGGAGGGGTATGGGTAGGAAAATTAGGGGTGTGGGAGAAAAGGTTTAGTATTTGGGCTTGGTTGTTGGCCTGGTTTAAAACTgggggtgcatgtagggaaattTGGGGGTGCAAGAGTAAAGATTGCCTATTTGGCCCATCtggacattatttttcaaataaaatctgattttgggcttgcaatttggaccaataaaactctaacttcagctacacaaataaatattagaacatccaagaataatttatgcaattaaaatcactttttaagccctttttatttccaaacacgctaaatccaataatcacaaatcctctacaaatcaatcatttaagcacaaatattctattaaaaattttaattttaaagcataaatatgaacataaatatgcactcatcacacccccacacttatccttttgcactcctgagcaaaattgattaatttcaaaactttgttctgggtcattttattccatatttGCTTTTGGATCAAAAGAATGAACATCACTGGATATAGAtcaaacatttaaacatcactTTGTCATGGACATGCAAAGGAAATCACTTTATTCTTCACACAtgagttaaacttttttttattttgaattcccaagaaaatcaaatatgaaagataacactcaagtcaaaatgtatctatttctctccaactctctcaagtgtttttggCTTGTGTTTACCCTCAAAATACCCATGTAAGTAGACACTCTTGGTATTTAGCAGGACTCTAATATTCACACACTTTAGAAAACATGCAATTATTGATCATGAGGACTTTTTAAAGGTTATATTAAGGCCAAGGCAAAGGTaggaaatttttttttggaattgatgggtttttgaaattgatatagaaagagtaatgaatttttatttcaaaaacaacctTATTTCTTGCTCATTttaggaagatttttttttcatcactttttttttaacacttcaacttttaatcttcctttttccttcctctttttttttttttatatattttgtggtGAGATACTCACCCACACACTTAATCATTACTTACTTATAACACAATCCATTACTCCTTCTTCTTTCCCAAGGTGAGGaacatatgatttttcttcattttttttcatttggcaatttctggaaacaacaaaaatagtcttaaggctcaaaggggtttccaatggattaatgttaaggtaagtttatttggccaagtagctaaaacaagaaatgcttcaatcatatcaaatcatgcatattcaCCTCAGTTGCACAACACAGAATCAAGCTAAATATTAGAGTATCATCAAAACATAGGCAAATCACTCAATAAAAATAGGTATGGCACATGATGGTCCATCCTTATCATTAGGCTCAAAACACACatggttcaaatttctttcacaaaagattTACTCAAGAAATTCTCAATTCAACTCAATCAgcaaatcataaaagtaatacattcatatcaacatgactcttttttatatatgatcatCCAGTTACTGAATCAGACTCTCAAATccattgcaaatatttattaaagaaaagaaaagaagaaaagaaacgaaatagggaacaaatcaaattgtttcccccacacccccacacttaaactatGCATATTGTTCAATGTATGCCTTATATATAGAATGCACAGAAAAAGTATG
This genomic stretch from Vigna radiata var. radiata cultivar VC1973A chromosome 7, Vradiata_ver6, whole genome shotgun sequence harbors:
- the LOC106766323 gene encoding uncharacterized protein LOC106766323 yields the protein MAMALGVEHNLQLKVDRDSQAYQIDQVDQDCWNYRADQDFRADQDFWADQGYWTDEDYLADRDFLIDRDFLSDRDFLTDRDFLADRDFLTDRDFPAEWDNQADRNYLADRDYLADRDNLADRDNLTDPDYRADWDCQADRADWDCQADRADWDCQADQAEWDYLADHDYRADRDCRADRAEWDYLAERDYRVDRDTLADRDNLVDQDILADRDFLADRDKLDNLADQDFLVDRDNLDDRDNLVDWDFLADLDNLVDRDFQADRDYLADKDFLADPN